GATCAGCGTGCGGGTCGAAGGGCCACCCGAGCCCATGATGATGCCGGTGCGCTCGTTGCCGCCAATGTCCTTGTCTTCAAGGCCCGAGTCGGCAATCGCCTGCTTCATCGCCACATGGTTCCAGGTACCGCCCTGCGACAGGAAGCGGGCGGCGCGGCGATCAACGAGATCGGACGTATCGATGTTCGGCGCGCCCCAGACCTGGCACCTGAAGCCATGCTCGGCGAAATCGTTGGAAAACGTGATGCCGGACTTGGCTTCGCGCAGCGACGCGGTGACCTCCTGTGCATCATTCCCGATTGAGGAAACGATCCCCAGACCCGTGACAACAACCCGTCTCATGTCGATGACCTCTTCTTTGATTTCGCTGCTTACGGCTTCAGGGCCGCGGTTCAGGCAGCTTTTTCCTTGGACAGGCCGACGCGCAGGTCGGATGCCTGGTAAATGGTCTCGCCATCGGCCTTCAGCCAGCCGTCGGCCGTGCCGAGCACGAGGCGGCCGCGCATGACGCGCTTGAAGTCGATGCCGTATTCGAGAAGCTTGACGTTCGGACGGACCATGCCCTTGAACTTCACTTCACCGGTCGAAAGCGCCATACCACGACCTTCTTCGCCGAGCCATCCGAGGAAGAAGCCGGTCAGCTGCCACATGCCATCGAGGCCAAGGCAGCCTGGCATGATCGGGTTGCCCTGGAAGTGGCAGGGGAAGTACCAATCATCCGGACGCACGTCGTATTCGGCGCGGATGTAGCCCTTGTCGTGCGCACCGCCGGTCTCGGAGATATCGGTGATGCGATGAACCATCAGCATCGGCGGCAGGGGAAGCTGGGCATTGCCGGGGCCAAACAATTCGCCACGACCGCAAGCGAGAATTTCTTCATAGTTGAAGCTGGATTGTCTGGTCATGGACTGTCGTTTCCCCACTGCGCAAGGTTTTTCGTTGACTTTGTGTAGACGAAGACGGAACGGATTTGAAGCCAATGCAGAATGCTTGCAATCCGTGCGCCCCGGCTTTTCTGTGCTGGACACAAGGCCCGTTGCCGCCGTCGCATACATGAAGGGGGTTGCAACAGCCAGAGTTAATTGCCTTTTGCCCCCAGAATAGGGCCGTTTTCGAGCGAGAACGGCCGCCTTAGCCTCTGCTAACTATTGAAAGCACGATGCTTAAAAGTTATATCGGCACAGAAGATGCATTTCGCAATAGCCAGAAGGGCCCGGCTCTATCT
This genomic stretch from Pararhizobium capsulatum DSM 1112 harbors:
- the fabA gene encoding 3-hydroxyacyl-[acyl-carrier-protein] dehydratase FabA; protein product: MTRQSSFNYEEILACGRGELFGPGNAQLPLPPMLMVHRITDISETGGAHDKGYIRAEYDVRPDDWYFPCHFQGNPIMPGCLGLDGMWQLTGFFLGWLGEEGRGMALSTGEVKFKGMVRPNVKLLEYGIDFKRVMRGRLVLGTADGWLKADGETIYQASDLRVGLSKEKAA